A region from the Vicia villosa cultivar HV-30 ecotype Madison, WI linkage group LG3, Vvil1.0, whole genome shotgun sequence genome encodes:
- the LOC131662056 gene encoding methyl-CpG-binding domain-containing protein 8-like isoform X1 produces MDATSESSDQKPVDLPVIDLRLLSQSELYTISLSHATACNRRIDEDCVIPKIDRSVFKESAGSRKQTFSRLRLFPRSNNNPYSPVPVPVSAASAPVAVVPAPTSTGSRITGDGENSQIIDLLQELFGVEPLRGANNDRAVPLQIEFKQPAIEFTPQAVQNVPIDGSQGKRKRGRPRRGETPGTETRLAICDGNGKAMETDDEKKVKSVNHKKKKVETDNEKQGFVLDDAGDPFVEELIVRTQGMNTEPELVEFLEGLNGVWGSDRKKRRIVDANCLRDVLPTGWKLILILQRRGSRASVICRRYLSPDGGQFETYKDVSSHLVSSFGVQDASHLKSSYTDGSKQFSSNINMSSENQNIGHVPPGGIQIDANASSHHEKQTTISSSIGTEKRNTSDGNLNGDLAAMDFELGDATNGAFRVSDHPTDNKLRLEADNNDANSVQECFLSEDRVYNQSVGSIPTGDMKIDANTSSHQEKQATMSSSIGTGWNETVLYGNEQVRDGDNELGLSTTLMENHIQKISSESGMLVPNSQHISTNGKLQFCSEGSLVPSQNELSHTSIESMDREQTSVLKDSAEATLNYNDLPGSSTDDYMNNISFDPWQQDAPVSGVIDFTPNLYLTNGFGDNHAPPLDEVTTSCLQKMSSMKDQICTMDNMLHKRSESNLSTVAGNQHPSALHDYTDDISAGTFGAVKHIDATPRVVQEISQSVSPDGNILNQVDK; encoded by the exons ATGGACGCCACTTCTGAATCCTCCGACCAAAAACCCGTTGATCTTCCCGTCATTGATCTCCGCCTTCTCTCTCAATCGGAGCTATACACTATCTCCCTTTCGCACGCTACCGCCTGTAACCGTCGCATCGACGAAGATTGCGTTATCCCTAAAATTGACCGTTCGGTTTTCAAAGAGTCCGCCGGTAGCCGGAAACAGACGTTTTCTCGTCTCCGTCTGTTTCCTCGTAGCAACAATAACCCGTACTCTCCCGTTCCCGTTCCGGTTTCTGCTGCTTCCGCTCCTGTTGCGGTTGTTCCCGCTCCAACGTCTACGGGAAGCCGCATTACCGGTGACGGTGAGAATTCACAAATAATCGATCTCCTGCAAGAACTATTCGGCGTTGAGCCTCTCCGCGGTGCGAATAATGACCGTGCTGTTCCGTTGCAAATTGAATTCAAACAACCGGCTATTGAATTTACGCCTCAGGCTGTTCAGAATGTTCCGATTGATGGTAGTCAGGGGAAGCGAAAGCGCGGAAGGCCTCGCAGGGGCGAGACTCCGGGGACGGAGACTCGTTTAGCCATTTGCGATGGTAATGGGAAGGCGATGGAAACGGATGATGAGAAGAAGGTGAAAAGTGTTAATCACAAGAAGAAGAAGGTGGAGACGGACAATGAGAAGCAGGGGTTTGTTCTGGATGATGCTGGGGATCCGTTTGTGGAGGAGTTGATCGTGAGGACGCAAGGGATGAATACGGAGCCAGAGTTGGTGGAGTTTTTGGAGGGTTTGAATGGAGTTTGGGGAAGTGATAGGAAGAAGAGGAGGATTGTTGATGCTAATTGTCTCCGTGATGTGCTGCCGACTGGATGGAAACTCATACTTATTCTTCAAAGGAGAGGGAGTCGCGCTTCGGTGATATGTCGCCGATACCTAAG CCCTGACGGAGGCCAGTTTGAGACATACAAGGATGTTTCTTCACACTTGGTTTCTTCGTTTGGTGTTCAAGACGCGAGCCACTTAAAATCTAGTTATACTGATGGTAGTAAGCAGTTTTCCAGCAATATCAATATGTCATCGGAAAAT CAGAATATTGGTCATGTCCCTCCAGGTGGCATTCAGATTGATGCCAATGCCAGTTCTCATCATGAGAAGCAAACCACCATATCATCATCAATTGGAACTGAAAAGCGAAACACTTCTGATGGGAATCTAAATGGTGACCTGGcagctatggattttgaattagGTGATGCCACCAATGGAGCCTTTAGAGTCTCTGACCATCCAACTGACAATAAGCTACGACTGGAGGCAGATAATAACGATGCAAACTCAGTTCAGGAATGCTTTCTTTCAGAGGACAGAGTTTATAAT CAGAGTGTTGGTTCCATCCCTACCGGTGACATGAAGATTGATGCCAATACAAGTTCTCATCAGGAGAAGCAGGCCACCATGTCATCATCAATTGGGACTGGATGGAATGAAACTGTTCTCTATGGAAATGAGCAAGTACGTGATGGTGACAATGAGCTTGGGCTTTCTACCACATTAATGGAAAACCACATCCAGAAAATATCTTCTGAAAGCGGCATGCTGGTTCCAAATTCTCAACATATTTCTACTAATGGTAAACTTCAGTTTTGTTCTGAAGGCTCTCTTGTCCCATCACAGAATGAACTTAGCCATACATCTATAGAGAGTATGGATAGGGAACAAACTTCTGTGCTGAAGGACTCTGCTGAGGCAACACTAAATTATAATGATTTACCTGGCTCGTCCACTGATGATTATATGAATAATATTTCTTTTGATCCCTGGCAACAAGATGCACCTGTGTCTGGTGTAATTGATTTTACTCCCAATCTTTATCTAACTAATGGTTTTGGGGATAATCATGCTCCTCCATTAGACGAAGTTACGACAAGCTGTTTACAGAAAATGAGTTCTATGAAGGACCAAATTTGCACAATGGACAATATGTTGCATAAAAGGTCTGAAAGTAACTTATCTACTGTAGCCGGGAATCAGCACCCTTCTGCTCTCCATGATTATACGGATGACATCTCAGCTGGAACCTTTGGTGCAGTCAAACATATTGATGCAACTCCTAGAGTCGTGCAAGAGATATCACAATCTGTTTCTCCTGATGGAAATATATTAAACCAGGTTGACAAGTAG
- the LOC131662056 gene encoding methyl-CpG-binding domain-containing protein 8-like isoform X2, translated as MDATSESSDQKPVDLPVIDLRLLSQSELYTISLSHATACNRRIDEDCVIPKIDRSVFKESAGSRKQTFSRLRLFPRSNNNPYSPVPVPVSAASAPVAVVPAPTSTGSRITGDGENSQIIDLLQELFGVEPLRGANNDRAVPLQIEFKQPAIEFTPQAVQNVPIDGSQGKRKRGRPRRGETPGTETRLAICDGNGKAMETDDEKKVKSVNHKKKKVETDNEKQGFVLDDAGDPFVEELIVRTQGMNTEPELVEFLEGLNGVWGSDRKKRRIVDANCLRDVLPTGWKLILILQRRGSRASVICRRYLSPDGGQFETYKDVSSHLVSSFGVQDASHLKSSYTDGSKQFSSNINMSSENNIGHVPPGGIQIDANASSHHEKQTTISSSIGTEKRNTSDGNLNGDLAAMDFELGDATNGAFRVSDHPTDNKLRLEADNNDANSVQECFLSEDRVYNQSVGSIPTGDMKIDANTSSHQEKQATMSSSIGTGWNETVLYGNEQVRDGDNELGLSTTLMENHIQKISSESGMLVPNSQHISTNGKLQFCSEGSLVPSQNELSHTSIESMDREQTSVLKDSAEATLNYNDLPGSSTDDYMNNISFDPWQQDAPVSGVIDFTPNLYLTNGFGDNHAPPLDEVTTSCLQKMSSMKDQICTMDNMLHKRSESNLSTVAGNQHPSALHDYTDDISAGTFGAVKHIDATPRVVQEISQSVSPDGNILNQVDK; from the exons ATGGACGCCACTTCTGAATCCTCCGACCAAAAACCCGTTGATCTTCCCGTCATTGATCTCCGCCTTCTCTCTCAATCGGAGCTATACACTATCTCCCTTTCGCACGCTACCGCCTGTAACCGTCGCATCGACGAAGATTGCGTTATCCCTAAAATTGACCGTTCGGTTTTCAAAGAGTCCGCCGGTAGCCGGAAACAGACGTTTTCTCGTCTCCGTCTGTTTCCTCGTAGCAACAATAACCCGTACTCTCCCGTTCCCGTTCCGGTTTCTGCTGCTTCCGCTCCTGTTGCGGTTGTTCCCGCTCCAACGTCTACGGGAAGCCGCATTACCGGTGACGGTGAGAATTCACAAATAATCGATCTCCTGCAAGAACTATTCGGCGTTGAGCCTCTCCGCGGTGCGAATAATGACCGTGCTGTTCCGTTGCAAATTGAATTCAAACAACCGGCTATTGAATTTACGCCTCAGGCTGTTCAGAATGTTCCGATTGATGGTAGTCAGGGGAAGCGAAAGCGCGGAAGGCCTCGCAGGGGCGAGACTCCGGGGACGGAGACTCGTTTAGCCATTTGCGATGGTAATGGGAAGGCGATGGAAACGGATGATGAGAAGAAGGTGAAAAGTGTTAATCACAAGAAGAAGAAGGTGGAGACGGACAATGAGAAGCAGGGGTTTGTTCTGGATGATGCTGGGGATCCGTTTGTGGAGGAGTTGATCGTGAGGACGCAAGGGATGAATACGGAGCCAGAGTTGGTGGAGTTTTTGGAGGGTTTGAATGGAGTTTGGGGAAGTGATAGGAAGAAGAGGAGGATTGTTGATGCTAATTGTCTCCGTGATGTGCTGCCGACTGGATGGAAACTCATACTTATTCTTCAAAGGAGAGGGAGTCGCGCTTCGGTGATATGTCGCCGATACCTAAG CCCTGACGGAGGCCAGTTTGAGACATACAAGGATGTTTCTTCACACTTGGTTTCTTCGTTTGGTGTTCAAGACGCGAGCCACTTAAAATCTAGTTATACTGATGGTAGTAAGCAGTTTTCCAGCAATATCAATATGTCATCGGAAAAT AATATTGGTCATGTCCCTCCAGGTGGCATTCAGATTGATGCCAATGCCAGTTCTCATCATGAGAAGCAAACCACCATATCATCATCAATTGGAACTGAAAAGCGAAACACTTCTGATGGGAATCTAAATGGTGACCTGGcagctatggattttgaattagGTGATGCCACCAATGGAGCCTTTAGAGTCTCTGACCATCCAACTGACAATAAGCTACGACTGGAGGCAGATAATAACGATGCAAACTCAGTTCAGGAATGCTTTCTTTCAGAGGACAGAGTTTATAAT CAGAGTGTTGGTTCCATCCCTACCGGTGACATGAAGATTGATGCCAATACAAGTTCTCATCAGGAGAAGCAGGCCACCATGTCATCATCAATTGGGACTGGATGGAATGAAACTGTTCTCTATGGAAATGAGCAAGTACGTGATGGTGACAATGAGCTTGGGCTTTCTACCACATTAATGGAAAACCACATCCAGAAAATATCTTCTGAAAGCGGCATGCTGGTTCCAAATTCTCAACATATTTCTACTAATGGTAAACTTCAGTTTTGTTCTGAAGGCTCTCTTGTCCCATCACAGAATGAACTTAGCCATACATCTATAGAGAGTATGGATAGGGAACAAACTTCTGTGCTGAAGGACTCTGCTGAGGCAACACTAAATTATAATGATTTACCTGGCTCGTCCACTGATGATTATATGAATAATATTTCTTTTGATCCCTGGCAACAAGATGCACCTGTGTCTGGTGTAATTGATTTTACTCCCAATCTTTATCTAACTAATGGTTTTGGGGATAATCATGCTCCTCCATTAGACGAAGTTACGACAAGCTGTTTACAGAAAATGAGTTCTATGAAGGACCAAATTTGCACAATGGACAATATGTTGCATAAAAGGTCTGAAAGTAACTTATCTACTGTAGCCGGGAATCAGCACCCTTCTGCTCTCCATGATTATACGGATGACATCTCAGCTGGAACCTTTGGTGCAGTCAAACATATTGATGCAACTCCTAGAGTCGTGCAAGAGATATCACAATCTGTTTCTCCTGATGGAAATATATTAAACCAGGTTGACAAGTAG
- the LOC131662056 gene encoding methyl-CpG-binding domain-containing protein 8-like isoform X3: MDATSESSDQKPVDLPVIDLRLLSQSELYTISLSHATACNRRIDEDCVIPKIDRSVFKESAGSRKQTFSRLRLFPRSNNNPYSPVPVPVSAASAPVAVVPAPTSTGSRITGDGENSQIIDLLQELFGVEPLRGANNDRAVPLQIEFKQPAIEFTPQAVQNVPIDGSQGKRKRGRPRRGETPGTETRLAICDGNGKAMETDDEKKVKSVNHKKKKVETDNEKQGFVLDDAGDPFVEELIVRTQGMNTEPELVEFLEGLNGVWGSDRKKRRIVDANCLRDVLPTGWKLILILQRRGSRASVICRRYLSPDGGQFETYKDVSSHLVSSFGVQDASHLKSSYTDGSKQFSSNINMSSENQNIGHVPPGGIQIDANASSHHEKQTTISSSIGTEKRNTSDGNLNGDLAAMDFELGDATNGAFRVSDHPTDNKLRLEADNNDANSVQECFLSEDRVYNSVGSIPTGDMKIDANTSSHQEKQATMSSSIGTGWNETVLYGNEQVRDGDNELGLSTTLMENHIQKISSESGMLVPNSQHISTNGKLQFCSEGSLVPSQNELSHTSIESMDREQTSVLKDSAEATLNYNDLPGSSTDDYMNNISFDPWQQDAPVSGVIDFTPNLYLTNGFGDNHAPPLDEVTTSCLQKMSSMKDQICTMDNMLHKRSESNLSTVAGNQHPSALHDYTDDISAGTFGAVKHIDATPRVVQEISQSVSPDGNILNQVDK; encoded by the exons ATGGACGCCACTTCTGAATCCTCCGACCAAAAACCCGTTGATCTTCCCGTCATTGATCTCCGCCTTCTCTCTCAATCGGAGCTATACACTATCTCCCTTTCGCACGCTACCGCCTGTAACCGTCGCATCGACGAAGATTGCGTTATCCCTAAAATTGACCGTTCGGTTTTCAAAGAGTCCGCCGGTAGCCGGAAACAGACGTTTTCTCGTCTCCGTCTGTTTCCTCGTAGCAACAATAACCCGTACTCTCCCGTTCCCGTTCCGGTTTCTGCTGCTTCCGCTCCTGTTGCGGTTGTTCCCGCTCCAACGTCTACGGGAAGCCGCATTACCGGTGACGGTGAGAATTCACAAATAATCGATCTCCTGCAAGAACTATTCGGCGTTGAGCCTCTCCGCGGTGCGAATAATGACCGTGCTGTTCCGTTGCAAATTGAATTCAAACAACCGGCTATTGAATTTACGCCTCAGGCTGTTCAGAATGTTCCGATTGATGGTAGTCAGGGGAAGCGAAAGCGCGGAAGGCCTCGCAGGGGCGAGACTCCGGGGACGGAGACTCGTTTAGCCATTTGCGATGGTAATGGGAAGGCGATGGAAACGGATGATGAGAAGAAGGTGAAAAGTGTTAATCACAAGAAGAAGAAGGTGGAGACGGACAATGAGAAGCAGGGGTTTGTTCTGGATGATGCTGGGGATCCGTTTGTGGAGGAGTTGATCGTGAGGACGCAAGGGATGAATACGGAGCCAGAGTTGGTGGAGTTTTTGGAGGGTTTGAATGGAGTTTGGGGAAGTGATAGGAAGAAGAGGAGGATTGTTGATGCTAATTGTCTCCGTGATGTGCTGCCGACTGGATGGAAACTCATACTTATTCTTCAAAGGAGAGGGAGTCGCGCTTCGGTGATATGTCGCCGATACCTAAG CCCTGACGGAGGCCAGTTTGAGACATACAAGGATGTTTCTTCACACTTGGTTTCTTCGTTTGGTGTTCAAGACGCGAGCCACTTAAAATCTAGTTATACTGATGGTAGTAAGCAGTTTTCCAGCAATATCAATATGTCATCGGAAAAT CAGAATATTGGTCATGTCCCTCCAGGTGGCATTCAGATTGATGCCAATGCCAGTTCTCATCATGAGAAGCAAACCACCATATCATCATCAATTGGAACTGAAAAGCGAAACACTTCTGATGGGAATCTAAATGGTGACCTGGcagctatggattttgaattagGTGATGCCACCAATGGAGCCTTTAGAGTCTCTGACCATCCAACTGACAATAAGCTACGACTGGAGGCAGATAATAACGATGCAAACTCAGTTCAGGAATGCTTTCTTTCAGAGGACAGAGTTTATAAT AGTGTTGGTTCCATCCCTACCGGTGACATGAAGATTGATGCCAATACAAGTTCTCATCAGGAGAAGCAGGCCACCATGTCATCATCAATTGGGACTGGATGGAATGAAACTGTTCTCTATGGAAATGAGCAAGTACGTGATGGTGACAATGAGCTTGGGCTTTCTACCACATTAATGGAAAACCACATCCAGAAAATATCTTCTGAAAGCGGCATGCTGGTTCCAAATTCTCAACATATTTCTACTAATGGTAAACTTCAGTTTTGTTCTGAAGGCTCTCTTGTCCCATCACAGAATGAACTTAGCCATACATCTATAGAGAGTATGGATAGGGAACAAACTTCTGTGCTGAAGGACTCTGCTGAGGCAACACTAAATTATAATGATTTACCTGGCTCGTCCACTGATGATTATATGAATAATATTTCTTTTGATCCCTGGCAACAAGATGCACCTGTGTCTGGTGTAATTGATTTTACTCCCAATCTTTATCTAACTAATGGTTTTGGGGATAATCATGCTCCTCCATTAGACGAAGTTACGACAAGCTGTTTACAGAAAATGAGTTCTATGAAGGACCAAATTTGCACAATGGACAATATGTTGCATAAAAGGTCTGAAAGTAACTTATCTACTGTAGCCGGGAATCAGCACCCTTCTGCTCTCCATGATTATACGGATGACATCTCAGCTGGAACCTTTGGTGCAGTCAAACATATTGATGCAACTCCTAGAGTCGTGCAAGAGATATCACAATCTGTTTCTCCTGATGGAAATATATTAAACCAGGTTGACAAGTAG
- the LOC131658413 gene encoding uncharacterized protein LOC131658413, whose protein sequence is MADNSNIPSADPFLLQQLIEESTREGANRRRQEGNRHTPAGQRRPGHETSQPRRQQIQSIQQLQGLQQVQNVEQVPPEGHVQNGEDEQVRTHNGPEHPQNENETDARDGHTASSFTHTSDRRRVRHEEEEEQINIPEGADPTTVLLLKELQKTNSLLRIQDDRIHELERKRRHSSPPRRHYRSRSYSSSRSPPRRHRRRSPSSSCSPPRRYHRRRSYSRSPPRKSRRNQRPEATEARSLSPERDHRGPSKAVLKPRERPPPRDNRASPDNVQGKPRRGRHSTSPGPSDEEDFRSPLSENIRRARLPRGMEKPPVLDQYDGTTDSDDHIRSIEVVMDYHVVKGSIKCRIFPTTLRKGAMTWYINLRPNSIHS, encoded by the coding sequence atggctgacaacagcAACATCCCAAGCGCTGATCCCTTCCTCCTGCAACAGCTAATCGAGGAGTCCACCCGCGAGGGGGCGAATCGTCGTAGGCAGGAAGGAAATCGGCATACCCCCGCCGGGCAGAGAAGGCCCGGGCATGAGACCTCGCAACCTAGGAGGCAGCAGATCCAGAGCATCCAGCAGCTGCagggcctccaacaggttcagaACGTCGAACAAGTTCCTCCCGAGGGAcacgttcagaacggggaagacgaGCAGGTCCGAACCCACAATGGGCCAGAACATCCCCAAAATGAGAATGAGACTGACGCTAGGGACGGGCATACTGCCTCCtcgttcacccacacctccgacagGCGAAGAGTCCGtcacgaagaagaggaagagcagATCAACATCCCCGAGGGTGCCGACCCCACCACTGTCCTTCTGCTCAAAGAACTACAGAAGACAAACAGCCTCCTCCGAATCCAGGACGACCGTATCCACGAGCTGGAAAGGAAACGACGACACAGCTCCCCTCCGCGGAGGCACTATCGGTCGCGTTCCTATTCCTCCTCACGCTCACCACCAAGGAGACACCGTCGGCGTTCCCCATCTTCTTCATGCTCTCCACCTAGGAGATACCATCGCCGGAGATCATATTCCCGCTCTCCGCCTCGAAAGAGCAGGAGAAATCAGAGACCGGAAGCCACTGAAGCAAGAAGCCTCTCCCCTGAACGGGATCACCGAGGCCCTTCCAAAGCTGTGCTGAAACCCCGCGAACGTCCCCCTCCCCGGGACAACCGCGCTAGCCCAGACAACGTCCAGGGAAAGCCCCGGCGAGGCAGACACTCAACCTCTCCGGGTCCAAGtgacgaggaggacttccgcagccctttgTCCGAAAACATCCGGAGAGCCCGCCTCCCCCGGGGGATGGAGAAACCACCAGTtttggaccaatacgacgggaCCACTGACTCTGACGACCATATCCGGAGCATCGAAGTCGTCATGGATTATCACGTCGTCAAGGGCtccatcaaatgccgcatctttccgaccaccctcaggaaaggAGCGATGACTTGGTACATAAACCTCCGCCCCAATTCCATCCACTCCTAG